One Leishmania donovani BPK282A1 complete genome, chromosome 15 genomic window carries:
- a CDS encoding 60S ribosomal protein L13a, putative — MCACAFVREKDCLLFSRSLSRTPKHLFPRSLRHRHTASLSPFSSAVMVGVRRRRRVRFLRFLFRSLVI; from the coding sequence atgtgtgcctgtgcgttcgtgagagagaaggatTGTCTACTTTTTTcacgctctctttctcgtaCACCGAAACACCTCTTCCCGCGTTcactgcgccaccgccacacgGCATCTCTatctcctttctcttccgcggtgatggtgggcgtgcggcggcggcggcgagttCGGTTTCTTCGCTTTTTATTTCGTTCTCTTGTGATTTGA
- a CDS encoding protein phosphatase 1 catalitic subunit, putative: MAHTKRGRFTVDLSMCTLSSLPTDTLSVEKENDVLYRLLELLPERYTSKVLEEQRIPEGLIVQILIKARAIIASEPMVVEVDSPVYACGDLHGQYYDLVNIFKRCPPLGGTVFGTDAKKARKETSSSIDDKTYSFLFLGDYVDRGARSVEVVVTLLALKIISPRHMTMLRGNHEDEQIMLLYGFYDECKRRYGIKLFKMFTDFFRVLPVAALVNGSIFCVHGGLSAELRFVRDIPDTRPCNVPHSGIICDLLWADPETDLPAGVDWAPSSRRISSVFSERALERFLVENDIDLVCRAHQVVEEGFQFFPDHKKRHLLTIFSATNYCNEFGNRGGILRVDEKGVCSIITLEPPDFVQQRDIMLFRDPLPNPLSHD, translated from the coding sequence ATGGCACACACGAAGCGAGGGAGATTCACCGTGGATCTGTCCATGTGTACGCTCAGTAGCCTTCCTACAGATACTCTCTCTGTGGAAAAAGAGAATGATGTGCTTTACCGCCTTTTAGAACTTCTTCCCGAGCGCTACACGAGCAAAGTTTtggaagagcagcgcatTCCTGAGGGCCTCATCGTGCAGATTCTCATCAAGGCACGCGCTATAATAGCCAGTGAGCCGATGGTTGTCGAAGTAGATTCCCCTGTTTACGCTTGCGGTGATCTACACGGGCAGTACTACGACTTGGTTAACATTTTCAAGCGGTGCCCACCGCTTGGAGGCACCGTTTTCGGAACTGATGCGAAGAAGGCACGTAAAGAGACCAGCTCATCGATCGATGATAAAACATACAGCTTTCTGTTCCTTGGCGATTATGTCGACCGCGGCGCTCGCTCCGTTGAGGTCGTTGTGACACTGCTCGCTCTCAAGATTATTTCTCCGCGGCACATGACTATGCTTCGCGGAAACCACGAGGACGAACAAATCATGCTCTTGTATGGATTTTACGACGAATGCAAGAGACGCTATGGCATTAAACTTTTCAAAATGTTCACCGATTTTTTTCGTGTTCTGCCTGTGGCGGCCCTAGTGAACGGCTCCATTTTCTGCGTTCACGGCGGTCTCTCCGCGGAGCTCCGCTTCGTGCGAGACATCCCGGACACGCGCCCGTGCAACGTCCCGCACTCCGGCATCATTTGTGACCTTCTGTGGGCAGATCCCGAAACTGATCTGCCAGCTGGTGTGGACTGGGCTCCGAGCTCGCGCAGAATTTCATCTGTGTTTTCCGAACGGGCACTGGAGCGGTTTTTAGTTGAGAACGACATTGATTTGGTGTGCCGCGCACATCAAGTGGTCGAAGAAGGATTCCAGTTTTTCCCGGATCACAAAAAGCGGCATTTGCTCACCATCTTTTCGGCAACTAACTACTGCAACGAGTTTGGGAATAGAGGCGGCATTTTACGCGTGGATGAGAAGGGTGTATGCAGCATCATCACGTTGGAACCACCAGACTTTGTCCAGCAGCGGGATATCATGCTTTTTCGGGATCCGCTTCCAAACCCTCTGAGCCACGACTGA
- a CDS encoding lysyl-tRNA synthetase, putative, which translates to MSSLEELRKQIEAIASQIADNKKTKGTDSDEYKSLVKQMGMLRSQLPQDEKKAKKDKTVEPSYFESRLAMVKEMGLLGAAYPHKYHRQYTIPQYRRKYAPLLTEPDTSLDETVTIAGRIINKRSSGSKLHFITIQGDMETVQVISALTDYIDQSKFAEIHSKLKRGDIIGIAGRPSLSKSSEFSLKATEITLLSTCYHMLPDDYFGLSSFEQRFRQRYLDFIVNRDNIKTFIQRANIIKYIRKFFDERDFVEVETPMLNQIAGGAAARPFVTHHNDLNQTMFLRIAPELYLKELVVGGMDRVYEIGKQFRNEGIDLTHNPEFTSCEAYWAYMDYHDWMTATEDLLYGLAMELHGSPIVRYAPKDSEGKPLPEVTFNFNKPFKRLHIIPELEKRLQVSFDNVDFESDAGIQFLMDLCEKHKADCPPPYTAPRLLDALIAEFLEPECHDPCFICDHPRVMSPLAKWHRNDPRLTERFELFVNKKELANAYTELNNPIVQREEFVKQLRNRDKGDDESMEIDEGFVAALEHALPPTGGWGLGIDRLVMFLTSQSNIKEVLLFPAMKPEGKNAISYPPGTMLNGQGVPLL; encoded by the coding sequence ATGTCGTCCCTCGAAGAGCTCCGTAAGCAGATAGAGGCTATTGCCTCCCAGATCGCAGACAACAAAAAGACAAAGGGTACTGACAGTGATGAGTACAAGTCGCTGGTGAAGCAGATGGGTATGCTGCGCAGCCAGCTTCCGCAGGATgagaagaaggcgaaaaAAGACAAGACGGTAGAGCCGTCGTACTTCGAGTCGCGCCTGGCAATGGTCAAGGAGATGGGTCTCCTCGGCGCTGCCTACCCCCACAAGTACCATCGTCAATACACGATTCCTCAGTATCGCAGGAAGTACGCGCCTTTGCTCACAGAGCCCGACACATCCCTCGACGAAACGGTGACAATCGCGGGCCGCATCATCAATAAGCGTAGCTCCGGCTCGAAGCTGCACTTCATTACTATCCAGGGCGATATGGAGACTGTGCAGGTGATTTCTGCTCTTACTGACTACATCGACCAGTCCAAGTTCGCCGAGATCCACTCTAAGCTGAAGCGCGGGGATATCATCGGCATTGCAGGTAGGCCGTCCCTATCCAAGAGCAGCGAGTTCTCCCTCAAGGCAACCGAGATTACGCTTCTTTCAACTTGCTACCACATGCTCCCCGACGACTACTTCGGCCTTTCTTCCTTTGAGCAGCGCTTCCGTCAACGCTACCTCGACTTTATTGTCAACCGCGACAATATCAAGACCTTCATTCAGCGTGCAAACATCATCAAGTACATTCGCAAATTTTTTGATGAGCGGGACTTCGTGGAGGTCGAGACGCCAATGCTCAACCAAATCGCTGGTGGAGCCGCGGCGCGTCCTTTTGTGACGCACCACAACGACCTCAACCAGACCATGTTCCTGCGTATCGCGCCGGAGCTGTACCTGAAGGAGCTCGTCGTCGGTGGCATGGATCGCGTGTACGAAATCGGCAAGCAATTCCGTAACGAGGGCATCGACCTGACCCACAACCCCGAATTCACAAGCTGCGAGGCGTACTGGGCATACATGGACTACCACGATTGGATGACCGCAACGGAGGACCTTCTGTATGGTCTGGCCATGGAGCTTCACGGCTCGCCAATCGTTCGCTATGCGCCGAAGGACTCAGAGGGCAAGCCACTGCCAGAGGTTACTTTCAACTTCAACAAGCCGTTCAAGCGTCTGCACATTATTCCGGAGCTGGAAAAGCGCTTGCAGGTATCCTTTGACAACGTTGACTTCGAGTCCGATGCGGGCATTCAGTTTCTGATGGACCTGTGCGAAAAGCATAAGGCCGACTGCCCTCCACCGTACACGGCGCCTCGCCTTCTCGATGCCCTGATCGCTGAGTTCCTTGAGCCCGAGTGCCACGACCCCTGCTTCATCTGCGATCACCCTCGCGTGATGTCGCCTCTCGCCAAGTGGCACCGCAACGACCCCCGCCTGACGGAGCGCTTTGAGCTGTTCGTCAACAAGAAGGAGCTTGCTAATGCGTACACCGAGCTGAACAACCCTATCGTCCAACGTGAGGAGTTCGTTAAACAGCTGCGGAACCGCGATAAGGGCGATGACGAATCTATGGAGATCGATGAGGGCTTCGTCGCAGCATTGgagcacgcgctgccgcccactGGTGGATGGGGTCTTGGCATCGACCGCCTTGTGATGTTCCTCACAAGTCAGTCCAACATCAAGGAAGTGCTTCTGTTCCCTGCCATGAAGCCTGAAGGCAAGAACGCGATTAGCTACCCTCCGGGCACGATGCTCAATGGTCAGGGTGTTCCCCTGCTGTAG